In Zea mays cultivar B73 chromosome 7, Zm-B73-REFERENCE-NAM-5.0, whole genome shotgun sequence, the following proteins share a genomic window:
- the LOC103633152 gene encoding O-fucosyltransferase 6-like isoform X1: MGQPRRRGYPHGRHHRCPRGIALPAAGAGLLFLSVSLLSVSLLSAPPLADPRPGLGTSSSSRRFLRRHPARGGWTGQDDLWGSKLASNFHGCSNSSSRFLDSGITTQPDRYLIVVTSGGLNQQRTGIVDAVVAARILNATLVVPKLDQTSFWKDSSNFSEIFDMDWFISFLAKDVRIIKEPPEKGGKAMKPYKMRVPRKCTPRCYLNRVLPALLKKHVIRMTKYDYRLSNKLDTDLQKLRCRVNYHSLRFTDPIQELAEKLIQRMREKNRYFIALHLRFEPDMLAFSGCYYGGGEKERRELAAIRRRWRTLHIRDPEKGRRQGRCPLTPEEVGLMLRALGYRSDVHIYVASGEIYGGEDTLASLKALFPNFHTKETLSSQEELAPFLKFSSRMAAIDFIVCEESDAFVANNIGNMAKILAGQRRYFGHKRTIRPNAKQLYPLFMKRGNMSWDAFASQVRTIQKGYMGEPMEITPGRGEFHANPAACICEKTSRNSAIVKSISGNNLEPVTDSGIRKTIGISRPPYPVYTDEEADGSDTEEDPDSSGRGEVIDTEPDDDSAVRQEDPELEEILSD; encoded by the exons ATGGGCCAGCCGCGGCGGCGCGGCTACCCGCACGGCCGCCACCACCGGTGCCCGCGCGGCATTGCGCTGCCGGCGGCCGGAGCGGGCCTGCTCTTCCTCTCCGTCTCGCTCCTCTCCGTCTCACTCCTCTCCGCGCCGCCGCTCGCGGACCCGCGCCCGGGCCTCggcacctcctcctcctctcgaCGGTTCCTCCGCCGCCATCCG GCACGCGGTGGATGGACTGGGCAGGATGATCTTTGGGGATCGAAGCTTGCTAGCAACTTCCACGGATGCAGCAACTCTAGTAGTAGATTTCTTG ATTCTGGTATTACCACACAACCAGATCGATACTTGATTGTTGTTACAAGTGGAGGTCTCAATCAGCAGAGAACAGGG ATAGTTGATGCTGTAGTTGCTGCACGTATATTGAATGCTACACTTGTTGTTCCCAAACTGGATCAAACATCTTTCTGGAAAGATTCAAG CAATTTTTCAGAAATCTTTGATATGGACTGGTTCATCTCATTTCTTGCAAAGGATGTCAGAATTATCAAAGAGCCTCCAGAAAAAGGAGGTAAAGCAATGAAACCTTATAAAATGCGTGTCCCCCGAAAATGTACTCCACGGTGTTACTTGAACCGTGTCTTACCAGCACTTCTGAAGAAACAT GTTATTCGAATGACTAAATATGATTATAGACTCTCAAATAAGTTGGACACTGACCTGCAAAAACTACGTTGCAGAGTCAATTATCATTCTTTGAGATTTACTGACCCAATACAAGAATTGGCTGAAAAGCTAATACAACGAATGCGAGAAAAGAACAGATATTTTATTGCTCTTCACCTGAG ATTTGAACCTGACATGCTTGCCTTTTCTGGGTgctattatggtggtggagaaaaGGAGAGGAGAGAATTAGCTGCAATTCGCAGACGATGGAGAACCTTGCAT ATACGTGACCCGGAGAAAGGAAGACGGCAAGGCAGGTGTCCACTAACTCCTGAGGAGGTAGGGTTGATGCTGAGGGCATTAGGCTACAGAAGTGATGTGCACATTTATGTTGCTTCTGGTGAGATATATGGAGGGGAAGATACATTAGCATCCCTGAAAGCGCTCTTTCCTAATTTCCATACAAAAGAAACACTATCAAGCCAAGAGGAGCTTGCTCCTTTCCTGAAGTTCTCATCTCGCATGGCTGCAATCGATTTCATTGTCTGTGAGGAAAGTGATGCTTTTGTGGCTAACAACATTGGGAACATGGCCAAAATTCTGGCTGGGCAAAG GAGATATTTTGGACACAAGAGAACAATCCGGCCAAATGCTAAACAGCTCTATCCCTTATTCATGAAGAGGGGAAATATGTCATGGGATGCATTTGCCTCACAGGTGCGAACAATCCAGAAAGGATATATGGGAGAACCCATGGAAATCACACCAGGAAGAGGCGAATTTCATGCAAACCCTGCCGCCTGTATATGTGAAAAGACCAGCAGAAACTCAGCAATAGTCAAGTCCATTTCTGGAAATAACCTGGAACCTGTAACTGACAGTGGAATAAGGAAAACCATTGGCATTAGTAGACCACCATATCCTGTTTATACTGATGAAGAGGCAGATGGATCTGATACAGAAGAAGATCCGGACAGCAGTGGGAGAGGAGAGGTGATTGACACTGAACCTGACGATGATTCTGCGGTCAGACAGGAGGACCCTGAGCTAGAGGAGATCCTGTCAGATTAG
- the LOC103633152 gene encoding O-fucosyltransferase 6-like: protein MGQPRRRGYPHGRHHRCPRGIALPAAGAGLLFLSVSLLSVSLLSAPPLADPRPGLGTSSSSRRFLRRHPTNGSDGELEGSESGDAFSVPARGGWTGQDDLWGSKLASNFHGCSNSSSRFLDSGITTQPDRYLIVVTSGGLNQQRTGIVDAVVAARILNATLVVPKLDQTSFWKDSSNFSEIFDMDWFISFLAKDVRIIKEPPEKGGKAMKPYKMRVPRKCTPRCYLNRVLPALLKKHVIRMTKYDYRLSNKLDTDLQKLRCRVNYHSLRFTDPIQELAEKLIQRMREKNRYFIALHLRFEPDMLAFSGCYYGGGEKERRELAAIRRRWRTLHIRDPEKGRRQGRCPLTPEEVGLMLRALGYRSDVHIYVASGEIYGGEDTLASLKALFPNFHTKETLSSQEELAPFLKFSSRMAAIDFIVCEESDAFVANNIGNMAKILAGQRRYFGHKRTIRPNAKQLYPLFMKRGNMSWDAFASQVRTIQKGYMGEPMEITPGRGEFHANPAACICEKTSRNSAIVKSISGNNLEPVTDSGIRKTIGISRPPYPVYTDEEADGSDTEEDPDSSGRGEVIDTEPDDDSAVRQEDPELEEILSD, encoded by the exons ATGGGCCAGCCGCGGCGGCGCGGCTACCCGCACGGCCGCCACCACCGGTGCCCGCGCGGCATTGCGCTGCCGGCGGCCGGAGCGGGCCTGCTCTTCCTCTCCGTCTCGCTCCTCTCCGTCTCACTCCTCTCCGCGCCGCCGCTCGCGGACCCGCGCCCGGGCCTCggcacctcctcctcctctcgaCGGTTCCTCCGCCGCCATCCG ACAAACGGCTCTGACGGCGAACTGGAGGGCTCCGAGAGCGGCGACGCGTTCAGTGTTCCG GCACGCGGTGGATGGACTGGGCAGGATGATCTTTGGGGATCGAAGCTTGCTAGCAACTTCCACGGATGCAGCAACTCTAGTAGTAGATTTCTTG ATTCTGGTATTACCACACAACCAGATCGATACTTGATTGTTGTTACAAGTGGAGGTCTCAATCAGCAGAGAACAGGG ATAGTTGATGCTGTAGTTGCTGCACGTATATTGAATGCTACACTTGTTGTTCCCAAACTGGATCAAACATCTTTCTGGAAAGATTCAAG CAATTTTTCAGAAATCTTTGATATGGACTGGTTCATCTCATTTCTTGCAAAGGATGTCAGAATTATCAAAGAGCCTCCAGAAAAAGGAGGTAAAGCAATGAAACCTTATAAAATGCGTGTCCCCCGAAAATGTACTCCACGGTGTTACTTGAACCGTGTCTTACCAGCACTTCTGAAGAAACAT GTTATTCGAATGACTAAATATGATTATAGACTCTCAAATAAGTTGGACACTGACCTGCAAAAACTACGTTGCAGAGTCAATTATCATTCTTTGAGATTTACTGACCCAATACAAGAATTGGCTGAAAAGCTAATACAACGAATGCGAGAAAAGAACAGATATTTTATTGCTCTTCACCTGAG ATTTGAACCTGACATGCTTGCCTTTTCTGGGTgctattatggtggtggagaaaaGGAGAGGAGAGAATTAGCTGCAATTCGCAGACGATGGAGAACCTTGCAT ATACGTGACCCGGAGAAAGGAAGACGGCAAGGCAGGTGTCCACTAACTCCTGAGGAGGTAGGGTTGATGCTGAGGGCATTAGGCTACAGAAGTGATGTGCACATTTATGTTGCTTCTGGTGAGATATATGGAGGGGAAGATACATTAGCATCCCTGAAAGCGCTCTTTCCTAATTTCCATACAAAAGAAACACTATCAAGCCAAGAGGAGCTTGCTCCTTTCCTGAAGTTCTCATCTCGCATGGCTGCAATCGATTTCATTGTCTGTGAGGAAAGTGATGCTTTTGTGGCTAACAACATTGGGAACATGGCCAAAATTCTGGCTGGGCAAAG GAGATATTTTGGACACAAGAGAACAATCCGGCCAAATGCTAAACAGCTCTATCCCTTATTCATGAAGAGGGGAAATATGTCATGGGATGCATTTGCCTCACAGGTGCGAACAATCCAGAAAGGATATATGGGAGAACCCATGGAAATCACACCAGGAAGAGGCGAATTTCATGCAAACCCTGCCGCCTGTATATGTGAAAAGACCAGCAGAAACTCAGCAATAGTCAAGTCCATTTCTGGAAATAACCTGGAACCTGTAACTGACAGTGGAATAAGGAAAACCATTGGCATTAGTAGACCACCATATCCTGTTTATACTGATGAAGAGGCAGATGGATCTGATACAGAAGAAGATCCGGACAGCAGTGGGAGAGGAGAGGTGATTGACACTGAACCTGACGATGATTCTGCGGTCAGACAGGAGGACCCTGAGCTAGAGGAGATCCTGTCAGATTAG